In Liolophura sinensis isolate JHLJ2023 chromosome 2, CUHK_Ljap_v2, whole genome shotgun sequence, a genomic segment contains:
- the LOC135462735 gene encoding carboxylesterase 5A-like gives MDAALFSFLAFVSIHIVSASVVNTTIGEIQGTELLRFGVETFLGIPYAEAPVGSLRFKPPVRKNRMDSTYQAVTNEYICPQERDLIVRTGNVTITEDCLRLDIYKPFQASKNKPVPVMIWIHGGSFITGDSQSYNGVSLATDYDVIVVVINYRLGIFGFLDTLDENAVGNFGLRDQCSAIEWVSENIEEFGGNSSSVTIFGESAGSACAMQLALSSLCYGKFHRIVAQSGTAWNLWSHNRQPLKLARDTATKAGCPKKTGPLVKCLREKPMQELVRLQTSQFIWLPTYRPDVFPEDPISVMKSPASSDVLNRFRSLDLLIGVNNEEGEFAITFEITGQIFGTITNKSAALISDDALDGRMRSNLEIFVTQDYNITKNLLPMLKYEYTDWKNLEELFANTRTINRFMGDLLFVVNAVQAARYHAGDVASPQGAYHSGNTYFYQFVHKSSWLPVYPWTDGATHGDELQYLFGFPDPSNATPEETLLSKTVKEYWTNFAKTGSPNTPNRSYIQTTWPLFNTATQRYVKLDVNMSHDSTSKYPYARRVALWECLVPAQEKAFEKSRNIVDDTKCNTATKTIGSIAYGCLLHVVITAGINVRNFL, from the exons ATGGACGCAGCACTATTTTCTTTCCTGGCCTTCGTTTCCATACATATTGTGTCAGCTTCTGTTGTCAACACAACAATCGGTGAAATTCAAGGAACAGAACTCTTGCGTTTTGGGGTTGAGACGTTTCTTGGAATTCCGTATGCTGAGGCTCCGGTGGGGAGCCTTCGGTTTAAACCTCCAGTCAGGAAAAACCGGATGGACAGTACGTATCAGGCAGTGACCAACGAGTACATCTGTCCCCAGGAGAGGGATTTAATTGTCCGAACTGGAAATGTTACGATCACAGAGGATTGTTTACGATTAGATATTTACAAACCGTTCCAGGCTTCAAAGAACAAACCGGTGCCTGTGATGATTTGGATTCATGGAGGAAGTTTTATTACAGGGGATAGTCAATCGTATAACGGAGTCTCATTGGCTACAGATTATGACGtcatcgtcgtcgtcatcaATTACCGCTTAGGAATCTTTGGATTTCTTGACACGTTGGATGAAAATGCTGTTGGAAACTTCGGCCTTCGAGATCAGTGTTCTGCCATAGAATGGGTTAGCGAGAATATCGAAGAATTTGGTGGGAATTCCAGTAGCGTGACGATTTTTGGAGAAAGCGCGGGGTCTGCCTGCGCCATGCAACTTGCGCTGTCATCCTTGTGTTATGGGAAGTTCCATCGAATCGTTGCACAAAGCGGAACGGCTTGGAATCTTTGGAGTCATAATAGACAACCATTGAAGCTGGCACGAGACACTGCAACCAAGGCCGGATGTCCTAAGAAAACTGGGCCCTTGGTGAAATGCCTGAGGGAGAAGCCGATGCAGGAGCTAGTACGCCTCCAGACGTCTCAGTTTATTTGGCTGCCAACTTATCGACCGGATGTATTCCCGGAGGATCCAATAAGTGTCATGAAAAGTCCGGCATCCTCTGATGTTCTAAACAGATTTCGATCTCTTGACCTTTTAATTGGGGTCAATAACGAGGAAGGTGAATTTGCGATTACCTTTGAAATTACAGGTCAGATTTTTGGTACCATCACTAACAAATCTGCCGCCCTTATATCGGACGATGCGTTGGACGGGAGGATGCGAAGCAATCTTGAAATTTTTGTCACACAAGACTATAACATTACCAAAAATCTTCTTCCCATGCTGAAGTATGAATACACTGACTGGAAAAATCTAGAGGAACTTTTCGCCAACACGCGGACGATTAATCGCTTTATGGGAGACCTACTCTTTGTAGTTAATGCCGTGCAAGCAGCTCGCTACCACGCAGGCGATGTGGCCTCTCCTCAAGGTGCATATCACTCAGGAAACACCTACTTTTACCAGTTCGTCCACAAGAGCTCCTGGCTGCCGGTATACCCATGGACCGATGGGGCCACTCACGGGGATGAACTGCAGTACCTATTTGGCTTCCCAGATCCCTCAAACGCCACCCCGGAAGAAACGCTCCTCTCGAAGACGGTAAAGGAATACTGGACAAACTTCGCAAAAACGGG GAGCCCAAATACCCCAAATAGGAGCTACATCCAAACAACATGGCCGTTATTTAATACCGCCACGCAACGATACGTCAAACTTGATGTGAACATGTCGCATGACTCAACATCCAAGTACCCGTATGCCAGGAGAGTTGCATTATGGGAATGCTTGGTTCCCGCTCAAGAAAAAGCTTTTGAAAAGTCGAGAAACATAGTGGATGACACAAAATGCAACACGGCTACAAAGACAATTGGTAGTATAGCGTACGGCtgtctgctacatgtagttattaccGCTGGCATAAATGTAAGAAACTTTTTGTAA